In Rhodamnia argentea isolate NSW1041297 chromosome 11, ASM2092103v1, whole genome shotgun sequence, one genomic interval encodes:
- the LOC115750498 gene encoding uncharacterized protein LOC115750498 isoform X4, whose translation MCLTNPPPAHLFLISGDRDFASILHKLRMSNYNILLASPESAPPVLCSAASIMWHWNSLVKGENLTGKHFNQPPDGPYGSWYGHCKLPLEDPFAATEQPRLGSENLARPVPQAVMRQIWRLLRSSPKGIPITELRAELGRSNVHLDKDLYGYKKFSQFLMSMPHIIKLHPLGDGQFLVQAVTKTPQSSSNSIVDPSTRSINESGEEGCTSSDADDELMHAKRAAVQKLPPSELNKDLTSDNEPHRDSPDAHVAVPPKRVGEQHLIDKKALEMPTRHGASSEVTNSGADEELIEAKRAAINESPPPAPIMGVTSDEAQQWPSPEKSLACASQRGSTSLAGLFKRLWTRWFSVKDGSSSKNNVKMSDCTAPHHSKEMSNGTLEECSTPRDDSGEVKYKEKCPTQVSELDCPPSSDSTSNRSAQMEVGALRMETYDNKCSPLPNDSGMLEETNNHSTKGNIDTLWSDVKSSLSSAKGSETVGKSRTRREMAQNLRKDRLPAAKSLSESDLLQFVDLLKVGQKSDEDPSQKLLFKPAEHSSHAPSRLSSVFQGNLSLRTEIQRCFEHNGEKKIQNTDAGVSPHVLNKRPINQSRNKILADCQKLVDEILKQYPQGYDIRPFKKLFLDKHGYPLDPQRVGCEGLVSVLENMAGVTVESTHIYPSGKAVKCQKMENADPNVHQSDPSCSLGNLDIETRGPSKAENASPTVHQSDLSVRSLDIESCGSSKKDDCVDSLWEELEPIADEVSSRNDLKPGHFAEADAADADYKPDLSDSDFLELENEVNASGEDAGGTQKEDTVHTSPFEEVINSYYTSKKSDSESYKSTSTDGMSDSSSDTAQPSDPSEGTKVEASVKCSNGKRRVGKTYSFVADPDRKVEGSPLYGILDSLDKSSESRMHG comes from the exons ATGTGCCTAACG AATCCTCCACCGGCACATCTGTTTTTGATATCTGGTGATAGAGATTTTGCCAGCATTTTGCACAAGTTAAGAATGAGCAACTACAACATTCTTCTTGCGAGTCCAGAAAGTGCCCCCCCTGTTCTCTGCAGCGCTGCTAGTATTATGTGGCATTGGAATTCTTTGGTCAAAGGGGAAAACCTTACGGGAAAGCATTTTAATCAGCCTCCTGATGGTCCATATGGTTCTTGGTATGGTCACTGCAAGCTTCCTCTTGAGGACCCTTTTGCAGCTACTGAACAGCCTCGCTTGGGGAGTGAGAACTTGGCTCGCCCAGTTCCTCAGGCAGTCATGAGGCAAATTTGGAGATTATTAAGGTCAAGTCCAAAAGGCATTCCAATTACGGAACTGCGTGCAGAGCTGGGAAGAAGTAATGTTCATTTAGACAAGGACTTGTATGGATACAAAAAGTTCTCACAGTTCCTTATGTCTATGCCGCACATCATAAAGCTTCACCCCCTAGGTGATGGGCAATTCTTGGTGCAGGCAGTTACCAAGACACCTCAATCATCATCTAACTCCATTGTGGATCCATCTACAAGGTCCATAAATGAAAGTGGAGAGGAGGGATGCACAAGTTCAGATGCAGATGATGAGTTAATGCATGCCAAAAGAGCAGCTGTCCAGAAATTACCACCATCTGAGCTGAATAAGGATCTGACTTCAGATAATGAACCACATCGGGATTCCCCTGATGCACATGTGGCAGTGCCTCCTAAAAGGGTTGGTGAGCAACATTTAATtgataagaaggcccttgagaTGCCGACTAGACATGGTGCATCATCTGAAGTCACGAATTCAGGTGCAGATGAGGAGTTAATTGAGGCCAAAAGAGCTGCTATCAATGAATCACCACCGCCTGCACCTATAATGGGTGTGACTTCAGATGAGGCACAACAGTGGCCTTCTCCTGAAAAAAGTTTGGCATGTGCATCTCAGCGAGGCTCTACATCTCTAGCTGGTCTTTTCAAAAGGTTATGGACAAGATGGTTTAGTGTCAAAGATGGCAGTTCAAGTAAGAATAATGTCAAAATGTCAGACTGCACTGCTCCCCATCACTCCAAGGAAATGAGTAATGGTACACTTGAAGAATGTTCTACTCCTAGGGATGATTCAGGAGAGGTGAAGTACAAAGAAAAATGTCCAACCCAGGTTTCGGAGCTAGATTGCCCACCATCATCAG ATTCAACTAGCAATCGGTCAGCTCAAATGGAGGTGGGTGCCTTGAGAATGGAAACTTACGATAATAAATGTAGTCCTTTGCCGAATGATAGTGGAATGCTTGAAGAGACCAATAATCACTCAACAAAGGGCAACATTGATACACTTTGGAGCGACGTGAAATCATCTCTGAGTTCAGCCAAAGGATCGGAAACTGTCGGAAAGTCGAGGACCAG AAGAGAAATGGCGCAAAATCTGCGAAAGGACAGACTGCCAGCTGCAAAATCTCTCAGCGAAAGCGATCTCCTCCAGTTTGTCGATCTCTTGAAAGTGGGGCAGAAATCGGATGAAGACCCATCTCAAAAGCTGCTTTTTAAACCTGCTGAACATAGCTCCCATGCCCCAAGTCGGCTGAGCTCTGTCTTTCAGGGGAATCTGTCGTTGCGCACGGAGATACAGAGGTGTTTTGAGCATAACGgagagaaaaaaattcagaatactGATGCTGGAGTTTCTCCCCACGTTCTTAATAAGAGGCCAATCAACCAGTCGAGAAATAAGATCTTAGCTGACTGTCAGAAACTTGTAGATGAGATACTGAAGCAGTATCCTCAAGGATATGATATTCGCCCTTTCAAAAAGCTGTTCCTTGATAAGCATGGTTATCCTCTTGATCCACAGAGAGTTGGTTGCGAAGGCCTGGTATCCGTTTTAGAGAATATGGCTGGAGTGACGGTTGAATCTACTCATATTTATCCTTCTGGCAAAGCCGTAAAATGTCAAAAGATGGAAAATGCCGATCCCAATGTTCATCAAAGCGATCCCTCTTGCTCGTTGGGTAATTTGGATATTGAAACGCGCGGTCCATCAAAGGCGGAGAATGCGAGTCCCACTGTTCATCAAAGCGATCTCTCAGTGCGTAGTTTGGATATTGAATCGTGTGGTTCATCAAAGAAGGATGATTGTGTTGACTCTCTGTGGGAGGAATTGGAGCCCATTGCTGATGAAGTTTCCAGCAGAAATGACCTCAAACCGGGACATTTTGCTGAAGCAGATGCTGCTGATGCTGATTACAAACCTGACCTCTCAGACAGTGACtttttagaattagaaaatgagGTTAATGCATCTGGAGAAGATGCGGGTGGAACACAGAAGGAGGACACGGTACACACCTCACCATTCGAAGAAGTGATCAATTCGTACTACACCAGCAAGAAAAGTGATAGTGAGAGTTACAAGTCGACTAGTACGGATGGCATGTCCGATTCTTCCTCTGATACAGCGCAACCATCCGATCCATCAGAAGGCACGAAAGTTGAGGCTTCCGTTAAATGCAGCAACGGAAAGAGAAGGGTTGGAAAGACCTATAGTTTTGTCGCAGACCCGGATAGGAAGGTTGAAGGCAGTCCACTGTATGGCATTTTGGATAGCTTGGATAAGTCAAGCGAGTCAAGAATGCATGGCTGA